From Thermodesulfovibrionales bacterium:
GCATGGCTTCCTGGAGATCCACCAAATGGCAGGCTCAAAACTATTGCAGAAATTCTTAGGGAAGAGAAGGGTTTTGCAATTGGAGTCGTGAGTACAGTTCCCTTCAGCCATGCGACTCCTGCAGCATTCGTGAGCCATAATGTCCATCGTAATAATTATTATCAGATTGCTGATGAGATAGCCAGGGTTGTAAAACCTGAGGTGGTAATAGGTGGAGGTCACCGTAACTGGAGCACAACATATATGTCAGCAGCTCTTTATAATGACCTGAAAAATGGTGTTATCAGCGACTATGTATTTGTTGAAAGATTGCCTGGTGTTGATGGTGCTGTCTCGCTCATGAATGCCGCCTATCAGGCAGTTGCTCAGAAAAAGAAACTCTTCGGTCTTTTTGGTGGTAGGGGTGGAAATTTTGAACCTCCTGTGCCGAGCGATACACCTGGATCTCCTTCGGTTTCAAGGGCAACCATTGAGAATCCCCTCCTAAAGGATGCAACCATAGCAGCTCTGGAAGTGCTGAGTAAAGATCCTGACGGCTTCTTCCTAATGGTAGAACAGGGTGACATAGACTGGGCAAATCATGCAAATAATTACAGATGGATGATAGGTACTGTTTGGGATCTGGAAGAAGCTGTTAAGGCAGCAATCTCCTTTGTAAACAGACCCGATGACAATATTGACTGGAGCAATACTATGATCATTGTAACATCTGATCATGGAAACAGCTATATGAGATTAACAGATGAACCAAAACTTTCAGCAGGTGATCTCCCCACACAGATTGGGCGTGATTATGCCTGGAGCTATCCAGATGGTGAAGTTACCTACAGCACCACTAACCACACAAATGAACTGGTAATGCTTTATGCCTTCGGAAAAAATTCAAAATTATTTAACAAATACAGAGGCGAATGGTATCCCTGCACCCAGATAATTGATAATACCCACATCTTCCATGTAATGGCTGAAGCAGCTGGAGTGCCGAAGCCTAGCCCGCTTCAGGTAATTCTCCATAAACCTGTTTCATGCTCAAACTTTTACTCAAACTAAAAATTGTAGGGGCTCCTTTGGAGCCCCTACTGTTTATCTATTTAGGGGGTCAAATTAAAGGAGGGTCAAATGAAAAGGTTTAGAGCGATAACTTACTTTACGGTAGCTTCACTGTTAATTCTTTTATTCTCCTTTGCAGCATATGCATCGACAAATGTAGTAAGGGGTACGGTATTCTGGGATAGAAACGGGAACGGTATTATGGATAGGGGTGAACCAGGTATACCAAATGTTGCAGTATCAAATGGCAAAGAGGTTGTTTTAACAGACGGACTGGGCAGATACAAACTTCCTGCCTATGAGCCAATGATAGTATTTATAACGAAGCCTTCAGGTTACATGCCTCCATTGAATTCTAATAATCAACCACAATTCTACTATATACACTATCCTTCAGGTTCTCCGTCTGCGATAAGACAATACCCTGCAATTCCTCCAACCGGTCCACTTCC
This genomic window contains:
- a CDS encoding alkaline phosphatase; translated protein: MKARKISSKIMSIFLILTVIIATSLNLYARENNNAQGVKHIILFIGDGMHLEHEIATSRYLYGTDYSLSWHMFSNKVPVATWDVTTYNGYASLMGAPSYDPYNIDPITGYNPNRGGKWPFPLDRSRIDDNYFLNPRFATDSASAGTAISTGYKTDDGNIAWLPGDPPNGRLKTIAEILREEKGFAIGVVSTVPFSHATPAAFVSHNVHRNNYYQIADEIARVVKPEVVIGGGHRNWSTTYMSAALYNDLKNGVISDYVFVERLPGVDGAVSLMNAAYQAVAQKKKLFGLFGGRGGNFEPPVPSDTPGSPSVSRATIENPLLKDATIAALEVLSKDPDGFFLMVEQGDIDWANHANNYRWMIGTVWDLEEAVKAAISFVNRPDDNIDWSNTMIIVTSDHGNSYMRLTDEPKLSAGDLPTQIGRDYAWSYPDGEVTYSTTNHTNELVMLYAFGKNSKLFNKYRGEWYPCTQIIDNTHIFHVMAEAAGVPKPSPLQVILHKPVSCSNFYSN